TCTAATTATTATCTAAAATAGTAAAATAAGTCTAACAATAGACTAAAAACGAAAAAAAATAAAAAAAAATTAAATTAATTTGAGTTTCGGCATAGAATATGCATTATAATATAGGCGAAGGATAAATTTTAAACAACCCCAGAAAGGAAGTGTAAGAGATATGATGCAGATTAGATGGCATGGTAGAGGAGGCCAGGGAGCAAAAACAGCTTCCCTGCTTTTAGCTGATGCAGCATTTTCTACCGGCAAATATGTACAGGGCTTCCCAGAATACGGACCAGAAAGAATGGGAGCTCCAATCACAGCATACAACAGAATAAGCGATGACAAAATAAGAGTACACTCCAATATCTACAAACCAGATTATGTTGTAGTAGTAGATGAGACACTTTTAGAAAGTGTTGATGTTACAGCAGGTTTGAAAGAAGAAGGAGCAATAGTTGTTAATACAGCTAAAGATGGAGAAAAGATCAGAAAGAAACTAAAA
The nucleotide sequence above comes from Halanaerobium saccharolyticum subsp. saccharolyticum DSM 6643. Encoded proteins:
- a CDS encoding 2-oxoacid:acceptor oxidoreductase family protein, whose product is MMQIRWHGRGGQGAKTASLLLADAAFSTGKYVQGFPEYGPERMGAPITAYNRISDDKIRVHSNIYKPDYVVVVDETLLESVDVTAGLKEEGAIVVNTAKDGEKIRKKLK